Proteins from a genomic interval of Sphingobacterium sp. SYP-B4668:
- a CDS encoding MBL fold metallo-hydrolase, whose translation MKRTLKILKKTMIILISVLALLAVVVYWYMQKPEFGKSPQAARQQAIERSKHYKDGAFQNIHYTPTLTKGYSMSGVMYDQLTKSFPRRRPLDSLPSVKTDLHTLPKDVNALVWFGHSSYFIQLDGKRFLVDPVFSGNASPIPGTNTSFRGADIYQAEDMPDIDYLLITHDHYDHLDYTTMLKLKDKVSMVVCGLGVGGHLESWGFATNAIIEKDWYEHIPLSDGFSLDTAPTRHFSGRGFKRNNTLWLSFILQSPNMTVYIGGDSGYDTHFKEIGNKFEHIDLAILDNGQYNVAWQAIHMLPEEVIQASQDLGAKRVFPAHSSKFMLAQHPWDEPLIRTSTLADEAGIPLVTPMIGEVVRLTDSTQVFKHWWEGLK comes from the coding sequence ATGAAAAGAACGCTAAAAATTTTAAAGAAAACAATGATTATACTTATTAGTGTGTTAGCTCTTCTGGCGGTTGTCGTGTACTGGTACATGCAAAAACCTGAGTTTGGCAAATCGCCTCAGGCTGCTCGCCAACAAGCGATAGAGCGGTCGAAGCATTACAAAGATGGGGCCTTTCAGAATATACACTATACACCTACGCTGACTAAGGGGTATAGTATGAGCGGTGTGATGTACGATCAATTGACCAAGAGCTTTCCGCGGCGTAGACCTTTGGACAGCTTACCGTCTGTAAAGACGGATTTGCATACATTGCCCAAAGATGTGAATGCACTGGTATGGTTCGGTCATTCGTCTTATTTCATTCAGTTGGATGGGAAGCGATTTTTGGTAGATCCTGTATTTAGTGGCAATGCATCACCTATACCCGGGACAAACACTTCTTTTAGAGGAGCAGATATCTATCAAGCGGAAGATATGCCTGATATCGACTATTTGCTGATCACACACGATCACTATGATCATTTGGACTATACGACTATGTTGAAGCTCAAAGATAAGGTGTCCATGGTGGTCTGTGGACTTGGTGTAGGGGGGCATCTGGAAAGTTGGGGATTTGCAACAAATGCTATTATCGAGAAAGATTGGTATGAGCACATCCCCTTGAGCGATGGATTTTCTTTGGATACGGCTCCTACTCGACATTTTTCGGGCCGGGGATTTAAACGAAATAATACCTTGTGGTTGTCTTTTATACTACAGTCACCTAACATGACGGTTTATATCGGGGGGGATAGTGGATACGATACACATTTCAAAGAGATTGGAAACAAGTTTGAACACATTGACCTAGCGATTCTAGACAATGGGCAATATAATGTCGCTTGGCAGGCCATCCACATGCTGCCTGAGGAGGTAATTCAGGCCAGCCAGGACTTAGGGGCCAAACGTGTTTTTCCGGCGCATTCGTCTAAATTTATGCTGGCGCAGCATCCCTGGGATGAACCCCTTATCCGGACTTCTACTTTAGCTGATGAGGCAGGGATACCTCTGGTCACGCCAATGATAGGAGAGGTGGTACGACTTACGGATTCTACACAGGTATTCAAGCACTGGTGGGAGGGCTTAAAATAG
- a CDS encoding GNAT family N-acetyltransferase — protein sequence MIFRHAILADLIKIVEIYNSTVASRIVTADTECISVNSRIPWFEKHDSNKRPLWVIEDDQQQIVGWISFQSFYGRPAYQGTVEVSIYLDENSRGKGLGKQAIQYAIDQAPHYGIKTLLGFIFAHNVPSIALFQHFGFEEWAMLPNIAELDGIERSLKIFGKRIDN from the coding sequence ATGATATTTAGACATGCCATATTAGCAGATTTGATTAAAATTGTTGAAATCTACAACTCCACTGTTGCTTCCCGAATAGTAACCGCCGATACAGAGTGCATCAGCGTCAACAGCCGCATACCTTGGTTCGAAAAGCACGACAGCAACAAACGGCCACTTTGGGTAATCGAAGACGATCAGCAACAAATCGTAGGCTGGATCAGCTTTCAATCTTTCTATGGCCGCCCTGCTTATCAGGGCACCGTCGAAGTCAGCATCTATTTGGATGAAAACTCCAGAGGCAAAGGGCTGGGAAAGCAAGCCATTCAATACGCCATCGACCAGGCCCCCCACTATGGTATCAAAACCTTACTGGGATTCATATTTGCCCACAACGTACCAAGTATCGCCCTCTTCCAACATTTCGGATTTGAAGAGTGGGCCATGCTCCCCAATATCGCCGAACTCGATGGAATAGAAAGAAGTCTAAAAATATTTGGCAAAAGGATTGACAATTGA
- a CDS encoding sulfurtransferase, which yields MITVSPLIQPHEWIALSQHDASNLVLVDASAGPNAFENYKQQHLQGAIFANLETQLAEVGEDAALGGRHPLPTPESFSETLAHLGISPTSYVVIYDDKKGSNAAARFWWMLKAVGHTHVYVLDGGLQLALQAGIHTSQGENIPQYTTPYPTSDWALPQATLTDVQKASETNRTTIIDVRDTARYAGQHEPIDLIAGHIPTAINIPFVLNLHDDGTFKDKEALHALYAPFLSTVGPDNVIVHCGSGVTACHTLLAFASAGLPIPRLYVGSWSEWSRNNLPMITQKTN from the coding sequence ATGATAACTGTCTCCCCTTTAATACAACCCCACGAGTGGATAGCCCTATCTCAACATGATGCCTCCAACCTCGTGCTAGTAGATGCGTCAGCCGGACCAAATGCGTTTGAAAACTATAAGCAGCAACACCTACAAGGGGCGATATTCGCCAATTTGGAAACTCAGCTTGCTGAAGTAGGCGAAGATGCTGCCCTTGGGGGTAGGCATCCCCTTCCTACTCCCGAATCATTTTCCGAGACACTCGCCCATCTAGGTATCAGCCCAACATCTTATGTCGTGATATATGACGACAAGAAGGGCTCCAACGCAGCGGCTAGATTTTGGTGGATGCTCAAGGCAGTTGGCCATACACACGTCTATGTCCTGGATGGAGGTCTTCAACTTGCGTTGCAAGCGGGAATCCATACTTCACAAGGGGAAAATATACCGCAATATACAACCCCTTATCCGACGAGCGATTGGGCACTCCCACAAGCTACTCTTACAGATGTGCAAAAGGCCAGCGAGACAAATAGGACAACCATTATCGATGTCAGAGATACTGCTCGATATGCTGGCCAGCATGAACCCATAGACCTCATCGCGGGACACATTCCTACAGCAATCAATATCCCGTTCGTTCTTAATCTCCATGATGATGGGACATTCAAGGATAAAGAAGCTCTCCATGCACTATATGCTCCATTTTTATCTACAGTTGGCCCCGACAATGTCATCGTCCACTGTGGATCCGGTGTCACTGCATGCCATACCTTATTGGCCTTCGCTTCTGCTGGACTACCAATCCCACGACTGTATGTCGGATCCTGGAGCGAATGGTCTCGAAACAACTTACCCATGATCACCCAAAAGACCAACTAG
- the htpG gene encoding molecular chaperone HtpG: protein MNTEKGSISIHTENIFPVIKKFLYSDNEIFLRELVSNAVDASQKIKRLASLGQYQGEVGDLMVDVKFDEEAKTITISDKGIGMTAEEVKKYINQIAFSGATEFMEKFKEANDANEIIGRFGLGFYSAFMVADSVEIQTLSYQEGSEPAKWVCDGSTSYEISEGVRTERGTDIILHINEESVEFLNKSRLQEILDKYCRFLPVPIRFGTKTSSEPDGEDEEGKPKYKSVEVDNIVNNTHPAWTKSPSELKDEDYLAFYRELYPYSMDEPLFWIHLNVDYPFNLTGILYFPKIKNELEIQRNKIKLYSRQVFITDEVKDIVPEFLMLLHGVIDSPDIPLNVSRSFLQADGNVKKINNYITKKVADKLQEIFKSDRKGFEEKWNDIGLFIKYGMLSDEKFAEKASDFCLVKNATDEYFTIKEYYEKVKDIQVDKDGNIVYLYTHDRLQQDSFIAAAKQKGYDVLLLDGPLDTHFVGYLEQKGGEKIQLKRVDADVIDKLIAKDEKQELSLTEDESKQALGIFEKAITRPDMKVEVDALHADEAPVSVTIDEFMRRMKDMAKTGGGMGFYGNLPDNYKVTVNGNHPLIKRILEAPEGEGEQLAKQAFDLALLSRGLLTGADLTAFVKRSVALI from the coding sequence ATGAACACAGAAAAAGGAAGTATTTCTATTCACACCGAGAACATATTCCCGGTCATTAAAAAGTTTTTATATTCAGATAACGAGATTTTCTTAAGAGAGTTGGTTTCCAACGCCGTAGATGCTTCTCAAAAAATCAAGCGTCTAGCTTCATTGGGACAATATCAGGGAGAAGTTGGTGATTTGATGGTGGACGTCAAATTTGATGAAGAGGCGAAAACCATCACCATTTCGGATAAAGGTATCGGAATGACTGCTGAAGAGGTTAAAAAATACATTAACCAGATTGCATTCTCAGGTGCCACCGAATTCATGGAAAAATTTAAGGAAGCTAATGATGCTAATGAAATTATTGGTCGATTTGGTTTAGGATTTTACTCGGCATTCATGGTTGCTGATAGTGTTGAAATCCAGACTTTGTCCTATCAAGAAGGTTCGGAGCCTGCGAAGTGGGTTTGTGACGGTAGCACGTCATACGAGATTTCGGAAGGTGTACGTACAGAACGTGGGACGGATATTATCTTGCATATCAACGAGGAGTCTGTCGAGTTTTTGAATAAGTCTAGATTGCAAGAGATATTGGATAAATACTGTCGTTTCTTACCTGTTCCAATTCGCTTTGGCACCAAAACCTCTTCGGAGCCAGACGGTGAAGATGAAGAAGGCAAGCCTAAATACAAATCGGTAGAGGTTGACAACATTGTTAACAACACGCATCCTGCATGGACTAAATCACCTTCTGAATTGAAGGATGAGGACTATTTGGCCTTCTACCGCGAACTGTATCCATACTCGATGGATGAACCTTTATTTTGGATACACTTGAACGTAGACTATCCGTTCAACTTGACAGGGATTTTGTATTTTCCTAAAATCAAGAATGAATTAGAAATACAACGCAATAAAATCAAATTGTATTCTCGTCAGGTATTTATCACGGATGAGGTGAAAGATATTGTTCCAGAATTTTTGATGCTACTTCATGGGGTGATAGATTCTCCAGATATTCCGTTGAACGTATCACGCTCTTTCTTGCAAGCAGATGGAAATGTGAAAAAAATCAACAATTACATCACTAAGAAAGTGGCGGACAAGCTCCAAGAAATCTTCAAATCTGACCGCAAAGGCTTCGAAGAGAAATGGAATGATATTGGTCTTTTCATTAAGTACGGCATGTTGAGTGATGAAAAGTTTGCCGAAAAAGCGAGTGATTTTTGCCTTGTCAAAAATGCGACAGACGAGTATTTCACAATCAAGGAATACTACGAGAAAGTAAAGGATATTCAGGTGGATAAGGACGGTAATATCGTATACTTATATACACATGATAGATTGCAACAAGACAGCTTTATAGCTGCAGCAAAGCAAAAGGGCTATGATGTATTGTTGTTGGATGGCCCGTTAGATACTCACTTTGTGGGGTATTTAGAACAAAAAGGAGGAGAGAAAATCCAATTGAAGCGTGTAGATGCAGATGTTATCGACAAATTGATCGCAAAAGACGAGAAGCAAGAATTGTCTTTGACAGAGGATGAATCGAAGCAAGCGTTGGGTATCTTTGAGAAGGCGATCACTCGTCCAGATATGAAAGTAGAAGTAGATGCGCTACATGCTGATGAAGCACCTGTATCGGTCACGATCGATGAATTTATGCGTCGGATGAAAGATATGGCTAAGACAGGCGGGGGTATGGGATTCTATGGTAATCTTCCGGACAACTATAAAGTGACGGTAAACGGTAACCACCCATTGATTAAACGCATCTTGGAAGCTCCGGAAGGAGAGGGTGAACAGTTGGCAAAGCAGGCTTTTGACTTGGCATTATTGTCAAGAGGATTGCTAACTGGGGCTGATTTAACAGCCTTTGTGAAGAGAAGTGTAGCGCTTATTTAA
- a CDS encoding class I SAM-dependent methyltransferase, with protein sequence MNNENNYIDINKALWNNKTDIHIASDFYDVEAFKKGKSSLNQIELDLLGDISGKTILHLQCHFGQDSLSLARMGANVTGVDLSDKAIKRANELNTELGLDATFINCDVYSLPEHLNQQFDIVYTSYGTIGWLPDLDKWAKVISKFLKPGGQFIFVEFHPFMWIWDDNFQQIIYPYFNQSAIIETETGTYADKQADIVDQSVSWNHSLSEVFTSLLGQSLHIQDFKEYNYSPYICFNQLVEQSPGQFQIKGMEGKVPMAYSIVATK encoded by the coding sequence ATGAACAACGAAAACAATTATATTGATATCAACAAAGCCTTGTGGAATAACAAGACAGATATACATATCGCTTCCGATTTCTACGATGTGGAGGCCTTCAAAAAGGGGAAAAGCTCCCTTAATCAAATTGAATTAGATTTATTAGGGGATATCTCAGGGAAAACCATCCTACACCTACAGTGCCACTTCGGCCAAGACAGCTTGTCACTGGCCAGAATGGGGGCCAACGTTACCGGCGTAGACCTGTCTGACAAAGCAATAAAACGAGCTAACGAATTGAATACCGAACTCGGCTTAGATGCAACGTTCATCAACTGTGATGTATATAGCTTGCCCGAGCATCTCAATCAACAATTCGACATCGTGTACACCAGCTATGGTACGATTGGCTGGCTTCCCGATCTAGACAAATGGGCCAAGGTAATTTCTAAATTCCTCAAACCAGGTGGTCAATTCATATTTGTAGAATTCCATCCCTTCATGTGGATATGGGATGACAATTTTCAACAAATTATCTACCCTTACTTCAATCAAAGTGCCATTATCGAAACCGAGACCGGAACCTATGCCGATAAACAAGCAGATATCGTAGACCAGTCCGTATCCTGGAATCATAGTTTAAGTGAAGTTTTCACTAGCTTATTAGGCCAGAGCCTACATATTCAGGATTTTAAGGAATACAATTATTCGCCATACATCTGTTTCAATCAACTCGTAGAGCAGAGCCCTGGTCAATTTCAAATCAAGGGAATGGAAGGAAAAGTCCCTATGGCCTACTCTATTGTGGCAACAAAATAA
- a CDS encoding PQQ-dependent sugar dehydrogenase, with translation MKTNLKLAYLLSGLALMTSCNSNAEKGSDAGGADTTSYPSVEKNAANTDYKPAFAGQTRVKGVKTTTPFDVTVLSKELKSPWGIAVLPDGKLLITEKEGTLRIASEGNLGEPIKGISEIDTKGQGGLLGVTVDPDFANNRMVYWTFAQKVGDKNLTAVGKGKLANDEKSIENAQVIYQAGPAYKGGLHYGSRILFDKAGNIVFSTGERSDLETRPQAQDLKSGLGKIIRITTDGKPATGNPFEGNAAANPEIYSYGHRNVQGLAFHPETGDLWETEFGPKGGDEVNIIKPGKNYGWPTITYGLEYSGAKIGDAIQQKDGMEQPVYYYDPVISPSGITFYSSNVIPEWKNNLFIAALSGTHIARLVIEDNKVVGEERLLTDQGQRFRAVVEGTNGELFAITDAGWLIKVSKK, from the coding sequence ATGAAAACAAACCTAAAACTTGCTTATTTACTTTCAGGACTTGCTTTGATGACGTCATGCAATTCGAATGCGGAGAAAGGAAGCGATGCAGGGGGCGCAGATACAACCTCGTACCCTTCAGTAGAAAAGAATGCCGCGAATACGGATTATAAACCTGCATTTGCTGGACAAACGAGGGTAAAGGGGGTAAAGACCACAACACCTTTTGATGTGACCGTATTGAGCAAGGAGCTTAAATCTCCTTGGGGAATAGCTGTTTTGCCAGATGGTAAACTGTTGATTACGGAAAAGGAAGGTACACTTCGAATCGCTTCAGAGGGGAACCTTGGCGAACCTATCAAAGGAATATCAGAAATTGACACCAAAGGACAGGGTGGTTTATTGGGGGTCACGGTGGACCCTGATTTTGCCAACAACAGAATGGTGTATTGGACTTTTGCGCAGAAAGTAGGAGATAAGAATCTGACAGCTGTTGGAAAAGGTAAATTGGCGAATGATGAGAAGAGCATTGAAAATGCGCAAGTGATCTACCAAGCGGGGCCAGCTTACAAAGGCGGGCTGCATTATGGGTCACGTATTCTTTTTGATAAAGCGGGGAATATCGTTTTCAGTACGGGCGAGCGTTCGGATTTGGAAACTAGACCTCAGGCGCAAGATTTAAAATCTGGCTTGGGTAAAATTATCCGTATTACTACTGATGGAAAACCTGCTACTGGTAATCCATTTGAAGGTAATGCTGCTGCTAATCCTGAAATCTATTCTTATGGACATCGTAATGTGCAGGGGTTGGCATTCCATCCAGAAACAGGCGATTTATGGGAGACCGAATTTGGACCAAAAGGTGGAGATGAGGTCAACATTATTAAGCCTGGTAAAAACTATGGTTGGCCAACAATTACGTATGGATTGGAGTATAGTGGTGCAAAAATTGGAGATGCTATACAACAAAAAGATGGTATGGAGCAACCTGTTTATTATTACGATCCTGTTATTTCACCTAGTGGTATCACATTCTACAGCTCAAACGTAATTCCAGAATGGAAGAACAATCTTTTCATCGCGGCATTAAGTGGTACGCACATCGCTAGATTGGTGATTGAGGACAATAAGGTGGTGGGAGAAGAAAGACTGCTGACGGATCAAGGACAGCGCTTTAGGGCGGTGGTCGAGGGGACTAATGGCGAACTGTTTGCCATCACGGATGCAGGGTGGTTGATCAAAGTATCGAAAAAATAG
- a CDS encoding glycoside hydrolase family 15 protein: MIKDRHVYNTGIVGNCSFIAHINKDTNIDWLCWPSFEDSFILGRLLDVKKGGEFSILPAEGTYESAQSYLENTNILQTVITSDEGSYQITDFAPRFEQFGRYYKPLMLIRKVEVISGRPRIKINCSLTYDYGKGEFEKQRGSNHVEFTNENEKIRLTTNVPVSHFFSDFPLPLNETKYLVLTYGSALEAPLVKTVEDFYHSTKRYWRNWIKKASIPHFYQKEVIRSALALKIHQYEDTGAIIASSTTSLPEHPGAGRNWDYRYCWLRDSYYVLNALEHVGHFEEMEKYASYITGITQSDIGRLQPLYGIMGNRDLKETILDHLTGYQGNQPVRIGNQAYEHVQNDVYGQAIIALLPLFTDHRFTYKERAGVSYWLDYFLQRIEKTIDEKDAGIWEFRNFENHHCYSNLFQWAGSAAALKIAKQIGDQDIMTRAQKLMAQAAEYIESCYDEERMVYTSARGSDNLDASTLQLIMMHYLHPGSERARKHLEGLERELKTDEGLFYRYLHKDDFGKPKSTFLICAFWYVEALACVGRVDEAQRIFENLMKYGNHLMLFSEDIDEVDGSQWGNFPQAYSHVGLMNAAYRIAIKLDEPLFLK, from the coding sequence ATGATTAAGGATAGGCATGTTTACAATACGGGAATAGTGGGCAATTGTTCGTTCATTGCACATATTAATAAAGATACGAATATCGACTGGCTGTGTTGGCCATCGTTTGAGGATTCATTCATATTGGGAAGACTCTTGGATGTTAAAAAAGGGGGGGAGTTTTCGATACTTCCAGCCGAAGGAACTTATGAAAGTGCCCAAAGTTATTTGGAGAACACTAATATTTTGCAGACGGTGATTACTTCAGACGAGGGGAGCTATCAGATTACAGATTTTGCACCTCGCTTTGAGCAGTTTGGACGATATTATAAGCCTTTGATGTTGATTCGTAAAGTGGAGGTTATTTCTGGACGACCTAGAATAAAAATCAACTGTAGCTTGACATATGACTATGGTAAAGGGGAGTTTGAAAAGCAACGGGGTAGTAACCACGTCGAATTTACAAATGAGAATGAAAAAATTAGATTGACCACGAATGTGCCCGTAAGTCATTTCTTCTCAGATTTTCCGTTACCCTTGAATGAAACGAAATATCTTGTTTTGACTTATGGCAGTGCCTTAGAGGCTCCTCTGGTTAAGACTGTTGAGGATTTTTACCATAGTACAAAGCGGTATTGGCGTAATTGGATTAAAAAGGCTTCTATCCCCCACTTTTATCAAAAAGAGGTGATTCGTTCAGCCTTGGCACTCAAAATACATCAATATGAAGATACGGGAGCTATTATTGCATCTAGCACGACGAGTTTGCCAGAGCATCCAGGGGCGGGGCGTAATTGGGACTACCGATATTGCTGGTTGAGAGACAGCTATTATGTGTTGAATGCGCTTGAGCATGTTGGGCATTTTGAAGAGATGGAAAAATATGCTTCTTATATCACAGGAATCACGCAGTCGGATATCGGCAGGTTACAGCCCTTGTATGGTATCATGGGCAACAGGGATCTGAAGGAGACCATACTGGATCATTTGACGGGCTACCAGGGTAACCAACCTGTGAGGATAGGCAATCAAGCTTACGAGCACGTGCAGAACGATGTGTATGGGCAGGCTATCATAGCTTTATTGCCTCTTTTTACCGATCACCGATTTACTTATAAGGAACGTGCGGGGGTGAGCTATTGGCTTGACTATTTTTTGCAACGTATCGAGAAGACGATAGATGAAAAGGATGCAGGCATATGGGAGTTTCGCAATTTTGAGAATCATCACTGTTATAGTAACCTGTTTCAATGGGCAGGTAGTGCCGCTGCATTGAAGATTGCGAAGCAGATTGGTGATCAGGATATCATGACACGTGCACAAAAATTGATGGCCCAAGCGGCAGAATATATCGAGAGCTGCTACGATGAGGAGCGGATGGTGTATACGAGTGCGCGTGGAAGTGATAATCTGGATGCGAGCACACTACAATTGATTATGATGCATTATCTTCACCCGGGTAGTGAGCGCGCTAGGAAGCACTTAGAAGGTTTGGAGCGAGAGTTGAAAACAGATGAGGGATTATTTTACCGCTATCTCCACAAGGACGATTTTGGCAAACCTAAGTCTACGTTTCTAATCTGCGCCTTCTGGTATGTAGAGGCGTTGGCTTGTGTAGGAAGGGTAGACGAGGCTCAACGTATTTTTGAAAATCTGATGAAATATGGCAACCATCTGATGTTGTTTAGTGAGGATATCGATGAGGTCGATGGTAGTCAATGGGGCAATTTTCCACAAGCATATAGTCATGTCGGATTGATGAATGCGGCCTATCGTATTGCCATTAAATTGGATGAACCGCTTTTTTTGAAATAG
- a CDS encoding bifunctional alpha,alpha-trehalose-phosphate synthase (UDP-forming)/trehalose-phosphatase, translating to MSKTIIVSNRLPIKIERTEQGLNILPSEGGLATGLGSIYNTGGNVWIGWPGIVPENEEEESEIRMKLKELNLIPVFLDQEELEGFYEGFSNEVIWPICHYKPSYAVYDEANWETYYRVNVKFSTLIKEQVADEDEIWIHDYQLMLLPSLVRAFKHDISIAYFQHIPFPSHEIFRLIPWRNQLLNGLLGADLVGFHTFNDAQYFIDACSHILGTKNKENSLQHGGRTVFVEAYPMGIDNLKFEGLSQTNEVRSRALGIKEDLKDRKIILSVDRLDYSKGILERIHAFENLLLEYPDYERKIVYYMLVVPSRDQVQQYKMLKDEVDRSVGRVNAKYGKQDWTPIAYFYSSYPLEELSALYVSADVCLVTPIRDGMNLVCKEYIASHPEGRGVLVLSEMAGAARELTEALIVNPNDAAGVAASLREALEMPVAEQTERMMPMLANIRKFNIHHWVRQFMERLREIKELQHHELARKVGDRVKEEMCREYGAASRRLILLDYDGTLVGFNKDAEKATPTMELYEVLNELNNDDKNLVVIISGRKHQTLESWFLGMEMTMVGEHGAWSNYPNGEWKAKKGLSTPWKEVIKDVMEKYADRTPGAFVEEKNYSLAWHYRKVQAGLGRLRAQELMDRLRYIVPTYGVQLLDGDDVIEVKNSEVNKGRAALEIWKDYNPQFVLAMGDDKTDEDMFQSLPEQSFTIKVGNKPSSARYYIEGQGEVMQLLKDMLTCKGSAHD from the coding sequence ATGAGTAAAACAATAATTGTTTCGAATAGACTTCCTATAAAAATAGAACGGACCGAACAGGGTTTGAATATTCTTCCTAGTGAAGGTGGACTTGCAACCGGACTGGGGTCTATTTATAATACCGGCGGTAATGTATGGATAGGTTGGCCAGGTATAGTACCTGAGAATGAAGAGGAAGAATCGGAGATTCGGATGAAATTGAAAGAACTGAACTTGATTCCGGTATTTTTGGACCAGGAAGAATTGGAAGGCTTCTATGAAGGATTTTCGAACGAAGTAATCTGGCCTATCTGTCATTATAAGCCTAGCTATGCTGTGTATGACGAAGCAAATTGGGAAACGTACTATCGGGTGAACGTTAAATTTTCAACGTTGATTAAAGAGCAGGTAGCGGATGAAGACGAGATTTGGATACACGATTACCAGTTGATGCTGCTGCCTAGTTTAGTAAGGGCCTTTAAACATGATATCTCTATCGCTTATTTTCAGCATATACCTTTTCCATCGCATGAAATATTTAGGCTTATTCCGTGGCGCAATCAACTGCTGAATGGATTGCTTGGGGCTGACCTTGTCGGCTTTCACACGTTTAATGATGCCCAATATTTCATAGATGCTTGCTCACATATATTGGGTACCAAAAACAAAGAAAATAGTTTGCAACATGGTGGGCGTACAGTTTTTGTGGAGGCCTATCCGATGGGAATCGATAATTTGAAATTTGAGGGCCTCTCTCAGACAAATGAGGTAAGAAGTCGTGCATTGGGGATTAAAGAGGATTTGAAGGATCGGAAGATTATCCTTTCTGTGGATCGGTTGGACTATAGTAAGGGTATTTTGGAACGAATCCATGCCTTTGAAAATCTACTACTGGAGTATCCCGATTATGAGCGAAAAATCGTGTATTATATGTTGGTGGTGCCGTCTCGGGATCAAGTTCAACAGTATAAGATGTTGAAAGATGAAGTGGATCGTTCGGTAGGACGTGTGAATGCCAAATATGGCAAACAAGATTGGACGCCAATTGCTTATTTCTACAGTTCTTATCCGTTGGAAGAGCTTTCGGCGCTATATGTCTCGGCTGATGTGTGCTTGGTAACTCCTATACGGGATGGAATGAATCTGGTGTGTAAAGAATATATTGCTAGTCATCCGGAAGGAAGAGGGGTGCTTGTGCTTAGCGAGATGGCGGGGGCTGCTCGGGAGTTGACGGAGGCCTTGATTGTCAATCCCAATGACGCCGCTGGAGTAGCGGCGAGTCTGCGTGAGGCACTGGAGATGCCTGTAGCTGAACAGACCGAACGTATGATGCCTATGCTTGCGAATATCCGCAAATTCAATATTCATCATTGGGTACGTCAATTTATGGAACGCCTGCGCGAAATCAAAGAGCTCCAGCATCATGAATTGGCCCGTAAGGTGGGTGATCGGGTGAAGGAGGAGATGTGTAGGGAATATGGAGCTGCTTCTCGCCGACTTATATTACTGGATTATGATGGTACATTGGTGGGGTTTAACAAGGATGCGGAGAAGGCGACGCCTACCATGGAGCTTTACGAGGTGCTGAACGAATTGAATAATGACGACAAAAATCTAGTGGTCATTATCAGTGGACGTAAGCACCAAACGTTGGAATCGTGGTTTTTGGGAATGGAGATGACAATGGTTGGTGAACATGGTGCTTGGTCCAATTATCCAAATGGTGAGTGGAAAGCAAAGAAGGGGCTTTCTACACCTTGGAAAGAGGTCATCAAAGATGTAATGGAAAAGTATGCCGATCGTACACCAGGCGCATTCGTAGAGGAGAAAAATTATTCCTTGGCTTGGCACTATCGAAAAGTACAAGCGGGCTTGGGCCGATTGCGGGCGCAGGAGTTAATGGATAGGCTACGGTATATCGTTCCTACATATGGTGTACAATTGCTGGACGGGGATGATGTGATTGAAGTCAAGAACTCGGAGGTGAATAAGGGGAGAGCTGCATTGGAAATATGGAAAGATTATAATCCTCAATTTGTCCTTGCTATGGGGGATGATAAGACAGATGAAGATATGTTTCAGTCTTTACCGGAGCAATCTTTTACGATCAAAGTGGGGAATAAACCTTCTTCTGCTCGTTACTATATCGAGGGGCAAGGGGAGGTAATGCAATTATTGAAGGATATGTTAACTTGTAAAGGGAGCGCTCATGATTAA